From Lacerta agilis isolate rLacAgi1 chromosome Z, rLacAgi1.pri, whole genome shotgun sequence, the proteins below share one genomic window:
- the ZBTB43 gene encoding zinc finger and BTB domain-containing protein 43, with product MEPGTNSFRVEFPDFCSTILQKLNQQRQQGQLCDVSIVVQGHLFRAHKAVLAASSPYFCDQVLLKNSRRIVLPDVMNPRVFENILLSTYTGRLVMPAPEIVSYLTAASFLQMWHVVDKCTEVLEGNPSVLCQKLNRASDHQSPSSSNYNGLVESFEIGSVGQADFHKVQDGENEEESSKDELLSQLTEHEYLPSNSSTEHDRLSTGMTSQDGEEGASDTAEYQYARPLYSKPSIMSHKRWIHVKTERFVQDCEGVEVHGPYDEQQVSESMNAIQVGHSVPTSGPEDLRVSDKKMETEFGEQANESNYDEQVDFYGSSMEEFSGERADGTLSLQRQDAGVAAGYGDSMDVPSGIKEENALSGFSTADKLYPCQCGKSFTHKSQRDRHMGMHLGLRPYGCGVCGKKFKMKHHLVGHMKIHTGIKPYECNICGKRFMWRDSFHRHVTSCTKSYQACKVEQNTTEMN from the coding sequence ATGGAGCCTGGAACAAATTCTTTCAGAGTGGAGTTCCCTGACTTCTGTAGCACCATTTTGCAGAAGCTGAACCAGCAACGCCAGCAAGGGCAGCTCTGTGATGTTTCTATTGTTGTTCAGGGACATTTGTTCCGAGCCCACAAAGCTGTCTTGGCAGCCAGCTCCCCTTACTTCTGTGACCAAGTGCTCTTGAAAAACAGTCGACGGATTGTTCTGCCTGACGTCATGAACCCCAGAGTGTTTGAGAACATCCTTCTGTCAACTTACACTGGGCGCCTGGTGATGCCTGCGCCAGAGATCGTCAGCTACCTCACAGCGGCAAGCTTCCTTCAGATGTGGCATGTGGTAGACAAATGCACTGAGGTGCTGGAAGGAAACCCTTCCGTTCTTTGTCAAAAGTTGAATCGTGCCAGTGACCACCAGTCCCCCAGCAGCAGTAACTACAATGGCCTGGTGGAGAGCTTTGAGATAGGGTCTGTGGGGCAGGCAGACTTCCACAAAGTGCAGGATGgtgaaaatgaagaagaaagctCGAAAGATGAACTGTTGTCGCAACTCACAGAACATGAGTATCTCCCCAGCAATTCTTCAACGGAACATGACCGTCTGAGCACAGGGATGACAAGCCAggatggagaggaaggagcaagCGACACTGCTGAGTATCAGTACGCCAGGCCCCTTTACAGCAAACCGAGCATCATGTCTCACAAGCGGTGGATCCATGTGAAGACAGAGAGGTTTGTGCAGGACTGCGAAGGGGTGGAGGTGCATGGCCCTTACGATGAGCAGCAAGTGTCTGAATCCATGAATGCCATTCAGGTGGGCCACTCTGTCCCGACGTCTGGTCCCGAAGACCTGCGTGTCAGTGACAAAAAGATGGAGACAGAGTTTGGCGAGCAAGCCAATGAAAGCAATTACGATGAGCAAGTGGACTTCTATGGCTCTTCCATGGAAGAGTTTTCTGGGGAAAGGGCCGATGGGACACTCAGCCTTCAGAGACAGGACGCTGGGGTCGCTGCAGGTTATGGAGATAGCATGGATGTTCCCTCTGGGATCAAGGAAGAAAATGCCCTGTCTGGGTTCTCTACAGCTGACAAACTTTACCCCTGCCAGTGTGGCAAAAGCTTtacccacaaaagccagaggGACCGCCACATGGGCATGCACCTCGGCCTGCGGCCTTAcggttgtggtgtgtgtggtaagaagttcaaaatgaagcaCCACCTTGTTGGCCACATGAAAATTCACACAGGCATCAAGCCTTATGAGTGCAACATTTGCGGGAAAAGGTTCATGTGGAGGGACAGTTTTCATCGGCATGTAACGTCTTGTACGAAGTCATACCAAGCCTGTAAGGTGGAGCAGAACACTACTGAGATGAATTGA